A part of Myxococcus landrumus genomic DNA contains:
- a CDS encoding J domain-containing protein: MPFCPWCGEEKHWPHPDELKCMECESSLDRSWAFCVRCGDEAPLPDECPRCGLELEKAASAARCEQCRHIVCGDCCDVHVAESTEGAPQERMLCSECGDKAAPSVSAEETSREAPEEEDVEEEEEEPVKPPPPPSAAPQSPWEVLGVAPGAPLAEAKRAYLALVAQYHPDKVAALGPKLQALALEETRRIIEAWETVRKQARPGR; the protein is encoded by the coding sequence ATGCCATTCTGTCCCTGGTGCGGCGAGGAGAAGCACTGGCCGCATCCGGATGAGTTGAAGTGCATGGAGTGTGAGTCCTCACTCGACAGGTCCTGGGCGTTCTGCGTGCGCTGTGGAGACGAGGCGCCGCTTCCCGACGAGTGTCCCCGGTGTGGCCTGGAGCTGGAGAAGGCCGCGTCCGCCGCGCGGTGTGAGCAATGCCGCCACATCGTGTGTGGCGACTGCTGTGACGTCCACGTCGCCGAGTCCACCGAAGGGGCACCCCAGGAGCGGATGTTGTGCTCGGAATGTGGAGACAAGGCCGCACCTTCGGTCAGCGCGGAGGAGACATCCCGCGAAGCGCCGGAGGAGGAAGACGTGGAGGAAGAGGAGGAGGAGCCCGTGAAGCCGCCTCCGCCTCCCTCGGCGGCGCCCCAGTCTCCCTGGGAGGTGCTGGGGGTCGCGCCGGGCGCGCCGCTGGCCGAGGCGAAGCGGGCCTATCTGGCGCTGGTGGCCCAGTACCATCCCGACAAGGTGGCGGCGCTGGGCCCCAAGCTCCAGGCCCTGGCGCTGGAGGAGACCCGCCGCATCATCGAGGCGTGGGAGACGGTGCGGAAGCAGGCCCGGCCGGGGCGCTGA
- a CDS encoding peptide-N4-asparagine amidase, translating to MRLPSRAFVAAALVFGASAPAWAFEPPPEFGTDWDDPRTALPVVERPGSASCTLKIVDEKFDDFTPYTSTFTPPAECPGPWNKVVLRMEGKVRGVQYDRLGHLEVGGVTIFKTSTPEPSRDGITWAVEKDVTAYAPVLSQTQPVWMLIGNVVNDTYTGVLDVQVYLTFYPAQGSWIPPASTPDAVLPLTNPRREGSALVGEVTVPANTSRLVAEVYATGSGGGCEEFWYLTAPASVPYSCPADVGPYREVQIEVDGKVAGIAMPFPHVYTGGWANPFLWYVLPAPRAFDVRPIRYDLSPFAGLLTDGKPHQLRVSVLGVPEGRPGWDLPTNVLVWRDAGSARVTGALIHHQLGTLTNDAAHTLVDGWHQVDTQGAHQLRVTGYVKTSRGWELTSVEQKVSNASMHRWLGEMENPDELVSTWKDTHTVTVVGRGPLPEVSHSHKHFVLDGRIDVSDTNRLTTTITVNDAEEALSFQGLRSLAHHEMSDVYTGEAAYNLGVPRPQRNAVGTSTHRYRLNGHPAGCYDRSISTRNGFVTEDVQRCGTAAAPPVPR from the coding sequence GTGCGCCTCCCCTCCCGTGCATTCGTCGCGGCAGCCCTCGTCTTCGGCGCGTCAGCGCCCGCGTGGGCCTTCGAGCCTCCTCCTGAGTTTGGCACCGACTGGGACGACCCGCGCACCGCGCTCCCCGTCGTGGAGCGGCCTGGGAGCGCCTCGTGCACGTTGAAGATTGTCGACGAGAAGTTCGACGACTTCACGCCCTACACCAGCACCTTCACGCCGCCCGCGGAGTGTCCGGGGCCGTGGAACAAGGTCGTGCTGCGCATGGAGGGCAAGGTCCGCGGCGTCCAGTATGACCGGCTGGGCCATCTGGAGGTCGGCGGCGTCACGATATTCAAGACGTCCACGCCGGAGCCCTCGCGGGATGGCATCACCTGGGCCGTGGAGAAGGACGTCACCGCGTATGCGCCGGTGCTGAGCCAGACGCAGCCGGTGTGGATGTTGATTGGCAATGTGGTCAACGACACGTACACGGGCGTGCTGGACGTCCAGGTGTACCTGACGTTCTACCCTGCGCAGGGCTCCTGGATTCCGCCCGCGTCCACGCCCGACGCCGTGTTGCCCCTGACGAATCCGCGCCGCGAGGGAAGCGCGCTGGTGGGCGAGGTGACGGTGCCAGCGAACACCTCGCGGCTCGTCGCCGAGGTCTACGCGACGGGCTCCGGCGGAGGCTGCGAGGAGTTCTGGTACCTCACTGCACCCGCCTCCGTGCCCTACTCCTGCCCCGCCGACGTGGGACCCTACCGCGAGGTGCAAATCGAGGTAGACGGCAAGGTGGCGGGCATCGCCATGCCCTTCCCGCATGTCTATACAGGCGGCTGGGCCAATCCCTTTCTCTGGTATGTGCTTCCGGCGCCGCGCGCCTTCGACGTCCGCCCCATCCGCTATGACCTCTCCCCCTTCGCGGGCCTGCTGACGGATGGCAAGCCCCACCAGCTCCGGGTGAGCGTGCTGGGAGTGCCCGAGGGTCGCCCTGGCTGGGACCTGCCCACCAACGTGCTCGTCTGGCGGGATGCCGGCTCGGCGCGCGTCACGGGCGCCCTGATTCACCATCAACTGGGGACGTTGACCAACGACGCGGCCCATACCCTGGTGGACGGCTGGCATCAGGTGGACACGCAGGGGGCGCACCAGCTTCGGGTGACGGGCTACGTGAAGACCTCGCGCGGCTGGGAGCTCACGAGCGTGGAGCAGAAGGTGTCCAACGCGAGCATGCACCGCTGGCTGGGGGAGATGGAGAACCCGGACGAGCTCGTCTCGACGTGGAAGGACACCCACACCGTCACCGTGGTGGGCCGCGGCCCGCTCCCCGAGGTGAGCCACTCCCACAAGCACTTCGTGCTCGATGGCCGCATCGATGTGTCCGACACGAACCGGCTCACCACGACCATCACCGTGAACGACGCGGAGGAGGCACTCTCCTTCCAGGGCCTCCGCTCGCTGGCGCACCACGAGATGAGTGATGTCTACACGGGTGAGGCGGCCTACAACCTGGGCGTTCCTCGTCCCCAGCGCAACGCGGTGGGCACGTCCACCCACCGCTACCGGCTGAACGGGCATCCGGCCGGGTGCTATGACCGGAGCATCTCCACCCGGAATGGCTTCGTCACCGAGGACGTCCAGCGCTGCGGCACGGCGGCGGCCCCGCCCGTGCCGCGCTGA
- a CDS encoding PKD domain-containing protein, which produces MRPPGRESLRWSAAAVLALVVGGCDVPEHAEAVPAYGSVASPLVAPQIVIAPSMVQPDGIRPTLGAYQNLYDEQTLIGDPRGPWTYRPATTWGNVAYNDNQYPMGFVIDLGQLYDVSQVGVFDTYDTEGRPGYIYFSVGAPGAWTNLPALHTRLWHEWPLVNVKLRTRYLHFARNLDGASNELVVFGTPADGSPANAPPAVSAGADRTVVLPTASAQLTGTASDSDGQVVSVKWKFLIGPTGSTLTGDTTLSATVSGLVEGLYEFELQATDDDGVTVASRTKVKVEVPAAARGTTREIYSGSSTPGGYGYVVYLPPGYEAGSNWPVVFFLHGGGEGGDGSKDKLKEVRNRGLQRYIDHLGKDYPFVLVSPQTNGGWSEYEARYHLDPFFEHILSTLKVNRKRAYLTGLSMGGSGTFNYATLFPQKLAAALPVCNGAYNSNDPAAQAMVNANLPIWASHAADDVPAKPSGTIGWMDKLGKAMGGVGGVLATYSNTPPRLQTALFRPAIGKWEWTDGQVATDANGLPPAKPVLFTYFHTGGHEIWDSVYQDPKVIAWMLAQQRP; this is translated from the coding sequence ATGCGACCCCCCGGACGTGAGAGTTTGAGATGGAGTGCCGCCGCCGTGCTGGCGTTGGTGGTGGGCGGTTGTGATGTCCCGGAGCATGCGGAGGCGGTGCCGGCATATGGCTCCGTGGCCTCGCCGCTGGTGGCGCCGCAGATTGTCATCGCGCCGTCCATGGTCCAGCCGGATGGCATCCGTCCGACGCTGGGCGCGTACCAGAATCTCTATGACGAGCAGACGTTGATTGGGGACCCGCGAGGCCCGTGGACCTACAGGCCCGCGACCACCTGGGGGAACGTCGCGTACAACGACAACCAGTACCCCATGGGCTTCGTCATCGACCTGGGGCAGCTCTACGACGTGTCGCAGGTCGGGGTGTTCGACACCTACGACACGGAGGGCAGACCGGGCTACATCTACTTCAGTGTGGGGGCGCCTGGTGCCTGGACGAACCTTCCCGCGCTGCACACCCGGCTGTGGCATGAGTGGCCGTTGGTGAATGTGAAGCTCCGCACGCGCTACCTCCACTTCGCGCGGAACCTCGATGGTGCGTCCAATGAGCTGGTCGTCTTCGGGACGCCCGCGGATGGGTCTCCGGCGAATGCGCCCCCCGCGGTGTCGGCGGGGGCGGACCGGACGGTGGTGTTGCCCACGGCGTCCGCGCAGTTGACGGGGACGGCCAGCGACAGCGATGGGCAGGTGGTCTCCGTGAAGTGGAAGTTCCTCATCGGGCCCACGGGGTCGACGCTGACGGGGGACACGACGTTGTCCGCCACGGTCTCCGGGCTGGTGGAAGGGCTCTACGAGTTCGAGCTGCAAGCGACGGACGATGACGGCGTCACGGTGGCGTCACGGACGAAGGTGAAGGTGGAGGTCCCCGCCGCGGCCCGAGGCACCACCCGCGAAATCTACAGCGGGTCGTCGACGCCGGGAGGATATGGGTACGTGGTGTACCTGCCGCCGGGCTACGAGGCGGGCTCGAACTGGCCCGTCGTCTTCTTCCTGCATGGAGGGGGCGAGGGCGGTGACGGCTCGAAGGACAAGCTCAAGGAAGTCCGGAATCGGGGGCTTCAGCGGTACATTGACCATCTGGGGAAGGACTACCCGTTCGTCCTCGTGTCGCCACAGACGAACGGAGGGTGGAGCGAGTACGAAGCGCGCTATCACCTGGACCCGTTCTTCGAGCACATCCTGTCGACGCTCAAGGTCAATCGCAAACGCGCCTACCTGACGGGTTTGAGCATGGGGGGCTCGGGGACTTTCAACTATGCGACGCTCTTCCCGCAGAAGCTCGCGGCAGCCCTCCCTGTCTGCAACGGCGCCTACAACTCGAACGACCCCGCGGCCCAGGCCATGGTCAATGCCAACCTCCCCATCTGGGCTTCACACGCGGCGGATGACGTGCCCGCGAAGCCCTCGGGGACGATTGGCTGGATGGACAAGCTGGGGAAGGCCATGGGCGGCGTGGGGGGCGTTCTCGCCACGTACAGCAACACCCCGCCCCGCTTGCAGACCGCGCTCTTCCGGCCCGCGATTGGGAAGTGGGAATGGACTGACGGCCAGGTGGCCACCGACGCGAACGGGCTGCCGCCCGCGAAGCCGGTGCTATTCACCTACTTCCATACGGGCGGTCACGAAATCTGGGACTCCGTCTACCAGGACCCGAAGGTCATCGCCTGGATGCTCGCGCAGCAGCGGCCCTGA
- a CDS encoding DUF1036 domain-containing protein: MTTRKLMMAVGAMAGLGFAMPAHAWVQFCNGTSATIWTAYSWRQTSCATGWAKRGWWSLTPGQCKIVYGPAITNRYSYYYAEGGGRTWSGPYYTCTPYAAFNLCDHQCFNPSRNLGYRQLDTGSYTNYTLTLRP, translated from the coding sequence ATGACAACGAGAAAGCTCATGATGGCCGTGGGGGCCATGGCCGGGCTCGGGTTCGCGATGCCCGCCCACGCCTGGGTGCAGTTCTGCAATGGCACCAGCGCCACCATCTGGACCGCCTATTCGTGGCGCCAGACGAGTTGCGCGACGGGCTGGGCGAAGCGCGGCTGGTGGAGCCTGACGCCGGGGCAATGCAAGATTGTCTACGGCCCCGCCATCACCAACCGGTACTCGTATTACTACGCGGAAGGGGGAGGCCGGACCTGGTCGGGTCCGTACTACACCTGCACGCCGTACGCCGCGTTCAACCTGTGTGATCATCAGTGCTTCAACCCCTCGCGCAACCTGGGCTACAGGCAGCTCGATACGGGGAGCTACACGAACTACACGCTGACGCTGCGGCCCTGA
- a CDS encoding M48 family metallopeptidase, whose translation MRSTSKTPGVLRGYVLPALLLFALPLFGLWFAGHAQDRFDTRVLEAIEPQILRDKQLSETEREEALAFFRSASASEACIGSNEELANFRANLGDACSDAVQFGWMYRLSLGLVVLGVVSALIALLCGLAAFISRSFQYGSFVVGWSLLRVASAVQVAGQGGLAAWLSFWGTALWFQRYSPKLIIVVGLMAVVAVGMVVMAIFKRPSMDFEVEAEVLEESAAPEFWAQVRTLCEHLRTPPPDHILVGIDANFFVTESDVRVGGRTLSGRTLFVSISLLRLLERGEAEAVLAHEMGHLLGGDTGHGKRLAPKLAHFSDYLGTLYEGGMTRPVYYFMVAYRGLFELSLGKSRRASELAADRLAAEVTSGNEVARSLVKVGAYANFRERVEADLFGRNEQQQSVAIARRVAHGFAAYAQSEAVRDDLQGAVTPHPFDSHPPLAMRLENVGVKLGPDDMTQALLEPVESSWAEAFLEAEAIEARLWGAYESRFSEAHDMALAYRYRPSNDEERQHVEKHFPPLEFAAKEEGHEVQMDFAQVSCAQWEEPVLFEQVKSATSAERLFKKYLDLQLEGAGLFKGKRSVCLSKLEDGDAFLNAFGHYLGRHRTMQEYQSKSGEAA comes from the coding sequence ATGCGCTCGACCTCAAAGACTCCTGGTGTTTTGCGCGGGTACGTGTTGCCCGCGCTCTTGTTGTTCGCCCTTCCGCTCTTCGGCCTGTGGTTCGCCGGACACGCGCAAGACCGGTTTGATACGCGCGTGCTCGAAGCCATCGAGCCGCAGATTCTCCGGGACAAGCAGCTCAGCGAGACGGAGCGGGAGGAGGCGCTGGCCTTCTTCCGGTCGGCGTCTGCCTCGGAGGCGTGTATCGGCTCGAACGAGGAGCTGGCGAACTTCCGCGCGAACCTGGGTGATGCGTGCTCGGACGCGGTGCAGTTCGGGTGGATGTATCGCCTGTCGTTGGGCCTGGTGGTGCTGGGGGTGGTCTCCGCGTTGATCGCGCTCCTGTGCGGACTGGCGGCGTTCATCTCGCGTTCGTTCCAGTACGGCAGCTTCGTCGTGGGCTGGAGCCTGCTGCGTGTCGCGAGTGCCGTCCAGGTGGCGGGGCAGGGGGGCCTGGCGGCGTGGCTGTCCTTCTGGGGCACCGCGCTCTGGTTCCAGCGCTACTCGCCGAAGCTCATCATCGTGGTGGGGCTGATGGCGGTCGTGGCGGTGGGCATGGTGGTGATGGCCATCTTCAAGCGCCCGTCCATGGACTTCGAGGTGGAGGCGGAGGTGCTAGAGGAATCCGCGGCGCCGGAGTTCTGGGCCCAGGTGCGCACGCTGTGTGAGCACCTGCGGACGCCGCCTCCGGACCACATCCTGGTGGGCATCGACGCCAACTTCTTCGTCACCGAGAGCGACGTCCGCGTGGGTGGGAGGACGCTCAGCGGGCGGACGCTGTTCGTGAGCATCTCCTTGCTGCGGCTGCTGGAGCGGGGCGAGGCGGAGGCGGTGCTCGCGCACGAGATGGGCCACCTGCTGGGCGGAGACACGGGCCACGGCAAGCGCCTGGCCCCCAAGCTCGCGCACTTCAGCGACTACCTGGGCACGCTCTACGAGGGCGGGATGACCCGGCCCGTCTACTACTTCATGGTGGCCTACCGGGGGCTCTTCGAGCTGTCGCTGGGCAAGAGCCGGCGCGCGAGCGAGCTCGCCGCGGACCGGCTGGCCGCGGAGGTCACCTCGGGGAACGAGGTGGCGCGGTCTCTGGTGAAGGTGGGCGCGTACGCGAACTTCCGCGAGCGCGTGGAGGCGGACCTGTTTGGCCGCAACGAGCAGCAGCAGTCGGTGGCCATCGCCCGGCGGGTCGCGCACGGCTTCGCCGCGTATGCGCAGTCGGAGGCGGTGCGGGATGACTTGCAGGGCGCGGTGACGCCGCACCCGTTCGACTCCCACCCGCCGCTGGCCATGCGCCTGGAGAACGTGGGCGTGAAGCTGGGGCCCGACGACATGACCCAGGCGCTGCTGGAGCCGGTGGAGTCCTCCTGGGCGGAGGCGTTCCTGGAGGCGGAGGCCATCGAGGCCCGGCTGTGGGGGGCCTACGAGTCGCGCTTCTCCGAGGCGCACGACATGGCGCTGGCCTACCGCTACCGGCCGTCCAACGACGAGGAGCGCCAGCACGTGGAGAAGCACTTCCCGCCGCTGGAGTTCGCGGCGAAGGAAGAGGGCCACGAGGTGCAGATGGACTTCGCCCAGGTGAGCTGCGCGCAGTGGGAGGAGCCGGTGCTCTTCGAGCAGGTGAAGAGCGCCACGTCCGCGGAGCGCCTGTTCAAGAAGTACCTGGACTTGCAGCTCGAGGGGGCGGGGTTGTTCAAGGGCAAGCGCTCCGTCTGCTTGAGCAAGCTCGAGGACGGAGATGCGTTCTTGAATGCCTTTGGGCACTACCTGGGCCGTCACCGGACCATGCAGGAGTACCAATCCAAGTCAGGTGAGGCCGCCTGA